A single Natrinema pellirubrum DSM 15624 DNA region contains:
- a CDS encoding GNAT family N-acetyltransferase: MDALERPTFDSDASRRLYEYVERHGTVERHKLREIVSLPVEEFQTRLEELKQDGYLAEDGGTLRLALEFGAVEKHELDEFTVTVRPARQDDFDGLIETIRDVTAEDTYVVAETVAEQLLYDDTVTRHNAIETRQFFVATVDGAVVGWTHLDLHRVEPVREVAQQTVGVREAYRGHGIGSTLLQRGIEWAEANGYRKLYNSVPVVNDTALEFLTVHGWDTEAIRKDHYTIDGEYVDEVMMAYEL, from the coding sequence ATGGACGCGCTCGAGCGGCCGACGTTCGATTCCGATGCCAGCCGGCGTCTCTACGAGTACGTCGAGCGCCACGGGACCGTCGAACGGCACAAACTGCGCGAGATCGTCTCCCTCCCGGTCGAGGAGTTCCAGACCCGTCTCGAGGAGCTAAAGCAGGACGGCTATCTCGCGGAAGACGGCGGAACCCTCCGACTCGCGCTCGAGTTCGGGGCCGTCGAGAAACACGAGTTGGACGAGTTCACCGTCACCGTCCGCCCCGCAAGACAGGACGACTTCGACGGACTGATCGAGACGATCAGGGACGTCACGGCCGAGGACACCTACGTCGTCGCCGAGACGGTCGCCGAACAACTGCTCTACGACGACACCGTCACCAGACACAACGCGATCGAGACCCGCCAGTTCTTCGTCGCGACCGTCGACGGCGCGGTCGTCGGCTGGACGCACCTCGATCTCCACCGGGTCGAACCGGTCCGGGAGGTCGCCCAGCAGACCGTCGGCGTCCGCGAGGCCTACCGGGGCCACGGGATCGGGAGTACGCTCCTGCAACGCGGGATCGAGTGGGCCGAGGCCAACGGCTACCGGAAGCTCTACAACAGCGTTCCCGTGGTCAACGACACCGCACTCGAGTTCCTGACCGTCCACGGCTGGGACACCGAGGCGATCCGCAAGGACCACTACACCATCGACGGCGAGTACGTCGATGAGGTGATGATGGCCTACGAGCTGTAG
- a CDS encoding transcription factor S encodes MQFCDDCGSMMKARGDRMVCTNDDCGASSERDREQEDAFVTTESQTDDDVIESDENANFEGKPKANDVICDECGAEEAWYTLKQTASADEPPTRFFKCTECGNRWREYN; translated from the coding sequence ATGCAATTCTGCGACGACTGCGGCTCGATGATGAAGGCTCGCGGTGACCGCATGGTCTGTACGAACGACGACTGCGGGGCCTCGAGCGAGCGCGACCGCGAGCAGGAAGACGCCTTCGTCACGACGGAGTCCCAGACCGACGACGACGTGATCGAGTCCGACGAGAACGCCAACTTCGAGGGGAAACCGAAGGCAAACGACGTGATCTGTGACGAGTGCGGTGCCGAAGAAGCGTGGTACACGCTGAAACAGACCGCGTCGGCCGACGAGCCGCCGACGCGCTTTTTCAAGTGTACCGAGTGCGGGAACCGGTGGCGGGAGTACAACTAA